A stretch of the Epinephelus fuscoguttatus linkage group LG2, E.fuscoguttatus.final_Chr_v1 genome encodes the following:
- the si:cabz01068815.1 gene encoding solute carrier family 51 subunit beta encodes MNFGKLYVFFFHPPVRAPSFSSQPQTEHHRDMFHAWILLFLPLFGARAFMIYNSKHSLCLEDSAATGEVLLKNCNVDSEFQKWMWIDQNMLMCVASSRCLSDLQREPVLTRPCGEPEADVTGLMWDCDRGKLISKNTSMLLSMDGRRLILTNGNKHSKWRSLDEGDICQEKLRSRRASDDPVESDPAEEQKKKLAAMTEEEKEYLRWFYRTEDPTIWKYVMLGLAFVCLLVGFMLLGMGAMANKNRKKIAKYKAAAAAALRNEELRIISPLRDDSSSKPSPSPDRLTQGHKPPSPNGEVKELKAGDIVVTWRDGNTSCLYPDAAAEEVKQEEDQEEKQEETHEKKLDEELVAELKAFGMAVDQNELDSV; translated from the exons ATATGTTTCATGCCTGGATCTTATTGTTTCTCCCCCTGTTCG GGGCGAGGGCGTTTATGATCTATAACAGCAAGCACAGCCTGTGTCTGGAGGACTCAGCAGCTACAGGTGAAGTCCTTCTGAAGAACTGCAACGTGGACTCAGAGTTTCAGAAGTGGATGTGGATTGATCAGAACATGCTGATGTGTGTTGCATCGTCCAGATGTTTGTCAGACCTTCAGAGAGAACCTGTCCTCACACGGCCTTGCGGGGAGCCAGAGGCAGATGTGACAGGGTTGATGTGGGACTGTGACAGGGGTAAACTGATCAGCAAGAACACCTCAATGCTGCTGTCGATGGATGGCCGGCGCCTGATTCTCACAAATGGCAACAAACACTCAAAGTGGAGGTCTCTGGATGAGGGGGACATCTGCCAGGAGAAACTCA GATCCAGGAGGGCATCTGATGATCCAGTCGAGTCTGATCctgcagaggagcagaaaaAGAAGCTGGCAGCCAtgacagaggaagagaaagaataCCTCCGCTGGTTCTATCGCACAGAAGACC CAACCATATGGAAGTATGTGATGCTGGGACTGGCTTTCGTCTGCCTTCTTGTTGGTTTTATGCTGCTGGGAATGGGAGCCATGGCCAACAA GAACAGAAAGAAGATTGCAAAGTAcaaggcagcagctgcagcggCTCTGAGAAATGAGGAGCTGCGGATCATTTCACCGctcagagatgacagcagcagcaaaccaTCACCGTCACCCGACAGGCTGACGCAGGGACACAAGCCCCCCTCACCCAACGGGGAGGTGAAAGAACTCAAAGCAGGGGACATCGTGGTCACATGGAGAGATGGCAACACCTCCTGCCTGTACCCAGATGCTGCAGCAGAGGAGGTAAAACAGGAGGAGGATCAGGAGGAGAAACAGGAGGAGACACACGAGAAGAAACTGGACGAGGAGTTAGTCGCTGAGCTGAAGGCCTTTGGCATGGCTGTCGATCAGAACGAGCTTGACAGTGTATAA